The Aphis gossypii isolate Hap1 chromosome 3, ASM2018417v2, whole genome shotgun sequence genome includes a region encoding these proteins:
- the LOC114130406 gene encoding E3 ubiquitin-protein ligase TRIM37-like isoform X1, producing the protein MAVAPNPEYLQTLLETFKCFICMEKIQDAHLCPHCSKLCCYSCMRRWLTEQRSQCPHCRATLHLHEIVNCRWVEDLSEQLDCLNSTVNVGSIRQSQEQRCETHNEQLSVFCISCNSTICHRCALFDNSAHNGHSFRPVEDIYNETIAQLGESCDNLKTKEEMIKKDIKELDKNIKLVQQAKEQKVREIRTAVECMMIDLEKDLNNKLTTLLSQKNHLVNESEQIEEFLHDCDLEVSRMPMSQLISNAPRFKRTISAMQNKQSPVLMSVYPDFHSEVIPKFEGGNLIIKSFSDKMIQSEPIYSLPIGCNGVSWRLKVYPNGNGIVRDRYLSVFLELTSGPAGVSRYDYRIEMVNQLNEQINDKSKNVLREFTSDFEIGECWGYNRFFRLDLLINEGFLQEDTLILKFSVRPPTYYQKCREQQWYLSKLELERSVLLQQFEELKQKIPAKVKPISKEIPSPKKKLKIKIQSLLDEFECAEATGHLKSPIKEQEVQGASCDTASNMIHPPLSIQTLYDNEFQNRFQGETAQSMFERLSRLFEESDNPDRPSPIHMNNVNNIALDNIEHASPSDFRLENCLRKVGENQLNSPNKLRTSENSQMVNKIQYEITEAKFRLKKLENAMRNSQPESSSELASSSDPINLRISENRLDDLPHQTTIVREFYNPDNPIQNKNEQPITQETTNPNFSNRFLDMSDISDDLEDLINSVFVDNAYIDNWEINQSSSSEEVQSPNNESLCPDHLTRDE; encoded by the exons ATGGCCGTGGCACCCAATCCGGAATACTTACAG acTCTGCTAGAAacattcaaatgttttatttgtatggaGAAAATACAAGATGCACATTTGTGTCCACATTGTTCAAAATTATGTTGTTACTCTTGTATGCGTCGATGGCTTACCGAACAACGATCTCAATGTCCACATTGTAGAGCTACATTACATTTACACGAAATTGTCAACTGTAGATGGGTTGAAGATTTATCCGAACAACTTGATTGTTTAAACAGTACTGTCAATGTAGGAAGTATTAGGCAGAGCCAAGAACAAag atGTGAAACTCATAACGAACAATTGTCTGTATTTTGCATTTCATGCAATTCAACTATCTGTCATCGATGTGCTCTATTTGACAATTCAGCCCATAATGGTCATTCATTTCGACCTGTTGAAGACATCTATAATGAAACAATAGCACAACTGGGTGAAAGTTGTGACAACCTTAAAACAAAAGAAGAAATGATCAAAAAAGACATTAAGGAACTT gataaaaatattaaactagtaCAACAAGCCAAAGAGCAAAAAGTTCGGGAAATACGCACAGCTGTGGAGTGTATGATGATTGATTTAGAAAAAGATCTCAATAACAAACTTACTACTTTattatctcaaaaaaatcatctagTTAATGAATCCGAACAAATCGAGGAATTTTTACATGATTGTGATCTAGAAGTATCTCGGATGCCAATGTCACAGTTAATTAGTAACGCTCCAAGATTTAAAAGAACTATTTCAGCTATGCAAAATAAACAATCCCCTGTCCTTATGTCAGTGTATCCAGATTTtcatag cgaAGTTATACCAAAGTTTGAAGgcggtaatttaataataaaatcattttctgACAAAATGATTCAGTCTGAACCCATCTATTCTCTTCCAATTGGTTGCAATGGTGTCAGCTGGAGACTTAAAGTATACCCTAATGGTAATGGTATCGTGAGAGATAGATATTTATCAGTGTTTTTAGAGCTAACATCAGGGCCAGCTGGAGTATCTag atatgatTATCGTATTGAAATGGTTAATCAACTTAATGAAcaaatcaatgataaatctaaaaatgtactcAGAGAATTCACATCAGATTTTGAAATTGGAGAATGTTGGggatataatagattttttagactcgatttattaattaatgaaggATTTTTACAAGaagatacattaattttaaa attcaGTGTCCGTCCACCTACTTACTATCAAAAATGTAGAGAGCAACAATGGTATTTGTCTAAATTAGAACTTGAGAGATCTGTACTCTTGCAGCAATTTGAAGAATTGAAACAG aaaatCCCTGCTAAAGTTAAACCTATTAGTAAAGAAATTCCAAGTCCGAAGaaaaagcttaaaattaaaatacaatcattGTTGGATGAATTTGAATGTGCAGAAGCAACTGG ACATCTTAAGAGTCCAATTAAAGAACAAGAAGTTCAAGGAGCATCGTGTGACACTGCTTCTAATATGATTCATCCTCCATTATCAATACAAACTCTATACGATAATGAATTCCAAAATCGTTTTCAAGGTGAAACTGCGCAATCTATGTTTGAGAGACTTAGTCGCCTTTTTGAAGAATCagat AATCCAGATAGACCAAGTCCTATTCATATGAATAATGTCAATAACATCGCTCTAGACAATATTGAACATGCAAGTCCATCAG attttcgtTTGGAAAATTGTTTAAGAAAAGTGGGAGAAAATCAATTGAATTCACCTAACAAATTAA gaaCTTCTGAAAATTCACAAAtggttaataaaattcaatatgaaataactgaagcaaa atTTCGCttgaaaaaattggaaaatgcTATGCGTAATTCTCAACCAG aatctTCTAGTGAGTTGGCAAGTTCATCAGATCCAATAAACTTAAGAATATCTGAAAATAGACTCGATGATTTGCCTCATCAAACTACAATAGTTCGTGAATTTTATAACCCTGATAACCCCATACAAAAT aaaaatgaacAACCCATTACTCAAGAAACAACAAATCCAAATTTCtcaaatag GTTTTTAGATATGTCAGATATATCTGATGATCTTGAAGATTTAATCAATTCAGTTTTCGTAGACAACGCCTACATag ataactgGGAAATTAATCAGAGCTCTTCCAGCGAAGAAGTACAAAGTCCCAATAATGAGTCATTATGTCCTGATCATCTGACCAGAGatgaataa
- the LOC114130406 gene encoding E3 ubiquitin-protein ligase TRIM37-like isoform X3, protein MAVAPNPEYLQTLLETFKCFICMEKIQDAHLCPHCSKLCCYSCMRRWLTEQRSQCPHCRATLHLHEIVNCRWVEDLSEQLDCLNSTVNVGSIRQSQEQRCETHNEQLSVFCISCNSTICHRCALFDNSAHNGHSFRPVEDIYNETIAQLGESCDNLKTKEEMIKKDIKELDKNIKLVQQAKEQKVREIRTAVECMMIDLEKDLNNKLTTLLSQKNHLVNESEQIEEFLHDCDLEVSRMPMSQLISNAPRFKRTISAMQNKQSPVLMSVYPDFHSEVIPKFEGGNLIIKSFSDKMIQSEPIYSLPIGCNGVSWRLKVYPNGNGIVRDRYLSVFLELTSGPAGVSRYDYRIEMVNQLNEQINDKSKNVLREFTSDFEIGECWGYNRFFRLDLLINEGFLQEDTLILKFSVRPPTYYQKCREQQWYLSKLELERSVLLQQFEELKQKIPAKVKPISKEIPSPKKKLKIKIQSLLDEFECAEATGHLKSPIKEQEVQGASCDTASNMIHPPLSIQTLYDNEFQNRFQGETAQSMFERLSRLFEESDNPDRPSPIHMNNVNNIALDNIEHASPSDFRLENCLRKVGENQLNSPNKLRTSENSQMVNKIQYEITEAKIF, encoded by the exons ATGGCCGTGGCACCCAATCCGGAATACTTACAG acTCTGCTAGAAacattcaaatgttttatttgtatggaGAAAATACAAGATGCACATTTGTGTCCACATTGTTCAAAATTATGTTGTTACTCTTGTATGCGTCGATGGCTTACCGAACAACGATCTCAATGTCCACATTGTAGAGCTACATTACATTTACACGAAATTGTCAACTGTAGATGGGTTGAAGATTTATCCGAACAACTTGATTGTTTAAACAGTACTGTCAATGTAGGAAGTATTAGGCAGAGCCAAGAACAAag atGTGAAACTCATAACGAACAATTGTCTGTATTTTGCATTTCATGCAATTCAACTATCTGTCATCGATGTGCTCTATTTGACAATTCAGCCCATAATGGTCATTCATTTCGACCTGTTGAAGACATCTATAATGAAACAATAGCACAACTGGGTGAAAGTTGTGACAACCTTAAAACAAAAGAAGAAATGATCAAAAAAGACATTAAGGAACTT gataaaaatattaaactagtaCAACAAGCCAAAGAGCAAAAAGTTCGGGAAATACGCACAGCTGTGGAGTGTATGATGATTGATTTAGAAAAAGATCTCAATAACAAACTTACTACTTTattatctcaaaaaaatcatctagTTAATGAATCCGAACAAATCGAGGAATTTTTACATGATTGTGATCTAGAAGTATCTCGGATGCCAATGTCACAGTTAATTAGTAACGCTCCAAGATTTAAAAGAACTATTTCAGCTATGCAAAATAAACAATCCCCTGTCCTTATGTCAGTGTATCCAGATTTtcatag cgaAGTTATACCAAAGTTTGAAGgcggtaatttaataataaaatcattttctgACAAAATGATTCAGTCTGAACCCATCTATTCTCTTCCAATTGGTTGCAATGGTGTCAGCTGGAGACTTAAAGTATACCCTAATGGTAATGGTATCGTGAGAGATAGATATTTATCAGTGTTTTTAGAGCTAACATCAGGGCCAGCTGGAGTATCTag atatgatTATCGTATTGAAATGGTTAATCAACTTAATGAAcaaatcaatgataaatctaaaaatgtactcAGAGAATTCACATCAGATTTTGAAATTGGAGAATGTTGGggatataatagattttttagactcgatttattaattaatgaaggATTTTTACAAGaagatacattaattttaaa attcaGTGTCCGTCCACCTACTTACTATCAAAAATGTAGAGAGCAACAATGGTATTTGTCTAAATTAGAACTTGAGAGATCTGTACTCTTGCAGCAATTTGAAGAATTGAAACAG aaaatCCCTGCTAAAGTTAAACCTATTAGTAAAGAAATTCCAAGTCCGAAGaaaaagcttaaaattaaaatacaatcattGTTGGATGAATTTGAATGTGCAGAAGCAACTGG ACATCTTAAGAGTCCAATTAAAGAACAAGAAGTTCAAGGAGCATCGTGTGACACTGCTTCTAATATGATTCATCCTCCATTATCAATACAAACTCTATACGATAATGAATTCCAAAATCGTTTTCAAGGTGAAACTGCGCAATCTATGTTTGAGAGACTTAGTCGCCTTTTTGAAGAATCagat AATCCAGATAGACCAAGTCCTATTCATATGAATAATGTCAATAACATCGCTCTAGACAATATTGAACATGCAAGTCCATCAG attttcgtTTGGAAAATTGTTTAAGAAAAGTGGGAGAAAATCAATTGAATTCACCTAACAAATTAA gaaCTTCTGAAAATTCACAAAtggttaataaaattcaatatgaaataactgaagcaaa aatctTCTAG
- the LOC114130406 gene encoding E3 ubiquitin-protein ligase TRIM37-like isoform X2, whose product MAVAPNPEYLQTLLETFKCFICMEKIQDAHLCPHCSKLCCYSCMRRWLTEQRSQCPHCRATLHLHEIVNCRWVEDLSEQLDCLNSTVNVGSIRQSQEQRCETHNEQLSVFCISCNSTICHRCALFDNSAHNGHSFRPVEDIYNETIAQLGESCDNLKTKEEMIKKDIKELDKNIKLVQQAKEQKVREIRTAVECMMIDLEKDLNNKLTTLLSQKNHLVNESEQIEEFLHDCDLEVSRMPMSQLISNAPRFKRTISAMQNKQSPVLMSVYPDFHSEVIPKFEGGNLIIKSFSDKMIQSEPIYSLPIGCNGVSWRLKVYPNGNGIVRDRYLSVFLELTSGPAGVSRYDYRIEMVNQLNEQINDKSKNVLREFTSDFEIGECWGYNRFFRLDLLINEGFLQEDTLILKFSVRPPTYYQKCREQQWYLSKLELERSVLLQQFEELKQKIPAKVKPISKEIPSPKKKLKIKIQSLLDEFECAEATGHLKSPIKEQEVQGASCDTASNMIHPPLSIQTLYDNEFQNRFQGETAQSMFERLSRLFEESDNPDRPSPIHMNNVNNIALDNIEHASPSDFRLENCLRKVGENQLNSPNKLKSSSELASSSDPINLRISENRLDDLPHQTTIVREFYNPDNPIQNKNEQPITQETTNPNFSNRFLDMSDISDDLEDLINSVFVDNAYIDNWEINQSSSSEEVQSPNNESLCPDHLTRDE is encoded by the exons ATGGCCGTGGCACCCAATCCGGAATACTTACAG acTCTGCTAGAAacattcaaatgttttatttgtatggaGAAAATACAAGATGCACATTTGTGTCCACATTGTTCAAAATTATGTTGTTACTCTTGTATGCGTCGATGGCTTACCGAACAACGATCTCAATGTCCACATTGTAGAGCTACATTACATTTACACGAAATTGTCAACTGTAGATGGGTTGAAGATTTATCCGAACAACTTGATTGTTTAAACAGTACTGTCAATGTAGGAAGTATTAGGCAGAGCCAAGAACAAag atGTGAAACTCATAACGAACAATTGTCTGTATTTTGCATTTCATGCAATTCAACTATCTGTCATCGATGTGCTCTATTTGACAATTCAGCCCATAATGGTCATTCATTTCGACCTGTTGAAGACATCTATAATGAAACAATAGCACAACTGGGTGAAAGTTGTGACAACCTTAAAACAAAAGAAGAAATGATCAAAAAAGACATTAAGGAACTT gataaaaatattaaactagtaCAACAAGCCAAAGAGCAAAAAGTTCGGGAAATACGCACAGCTGTGGAGTGTATGATGATTGATTTAGAAAAAGATCTCAATAACAAACTTACTACTTTattatctcaaaaaaatcatctagTTAATGAATCCGAACAAATCGAGGAATTTTTACATGATTGTGATCTAGAAGTATCTCGGATGCCAATGTCACAGTTAATTAGTAACGCTCCAAGATTTAAAAGAACTATTTCAGCTATGCAAAATAAACAATCCCCTGTCCTTATGTCAGTGTATCCAGATTTtcatag cgaAGTTATACCAAAGTTTGAAGgcggtaatttaataataaaatcattttctgACAAAATGATTCAGTCTGAACCCATCTATTCTCTTCCAATTGGTTGCAATGGTGTCAGCTGGAGACTTAAAGTATACCCTAATGGTAATGGTATCGTGAGAGATAGATATTTATCAGTGTTTTTAGAGCTAACATCAGGGCCAGCTGGAGTATCTag atatgatTATCGTATTGAAATGGTTAATCAACTTAATGAAcaaatcaatgataaatctaaaaatgtactcAGAGAATTCACATCAGATTTTGAAATTGGAGAATGTTGGggatataatagattttttagactcgatttattaattaatgaaggATTTTTACAAGaagatacattaattttaaa attcaGTGTCCGTCCACCTACTTACTATCAAAAATGTAGAGAGCAACAATGGTATTTGTCTAAATTAGAACTTGAGAGATCTGTACTCTTGCAGCAATTTGAAGAATTGAAACAG aaaatCCCTGCTAAAGTTAAACCTATTAGTAAAGAAATTCCAAGTCCGAAGaaaaagcttaaaattaaaatacaatcattGTTGGATGAATTTGAATGTGCAGAAGCAACTGG ACATCTTAAGAGTCCAATTAAAGAACAAGAAGTTCAAGGAGCATCGTGTGACACTGCTTCTAATATGATTCATCCTCCATTATCAATACAAACTCTATACGATAATGAATTCCAAAATCGTTTTCAAGGTGAAACTGCGCAATCTATGTTTGAGAGACTTAGTCGCCTTTTTGAAGAATCagat AATCCAGATAGACCAAGTCCTATTCATATGAATAATGTCAATAACATCGCTCTAGACAATATTGAACATGCAAGTCCATCAG attttcgtTTGGAAAATTGTTTAAGAAAAGTGGGAGAAAATCAATTGAATTCACCTAACAAATTAA aatctTCTAGTGAGTTGGCAAGTTCATCAGATCCAATAAACTTAAGAATATCTGAAAATAGACTCGATGATTTGCCTCATCAAACTACAATAGTTCGTGAATTTTATAACCCTGATAACCCCATACAAAAT aaaaatgaacAACCCATTACTCAAGAAACAACAAATCCAAATTTCtcaaatag GTTTTTAGATATGTCAGATATATCTGATGATCTTGAAGATTTAATCAATTCAGTTTTCGTAGACAACGCCTACATag ataactgGGAAATTAATCAGAGCTCTTCCAGCGAAGAAGTACAAAGTCCCAATAATGAGTCATTATGTCCTGATCATCTGACCAGAGatgaataa
- the LOC114130407 gene encoding GPALPP motifs-containing protein 1: MGKEHKKHKKHKHSKNKHKSKDEHEYHVPIVPLKSDMRPKSAPTVDESKDTAAAKHIGPILPPGLSSTVGEKHIGPILPPGLSSTVGGKHDETVSPSPGPGEPNHSYGPSLPPHLVPQKRAPGPSLPLDFKLEESVVAQQIDDDISGIGPLPAELITSDSEQLFIQKQLELRAEYMKRKFAGEVYDDAKQETVREKWMLELPPEKAANLGLGARQFRKREAPDMSNRSEWTDTPSDKQRKVQEPKSAGETDLEALKLIAIQKRDEEMEKLAETSVKRKPYSLLEMHQEKLKKQKKEKEKLKEEPVERRPFSREIDLQCNKFDDAQKQSILKKASQLNNRFSQGESRFL, encoded by the exons ATGGGGAAAGAACACAAAAAGCACAAGAAACACAAACATTCAAAGAACAAACACAAATCGAAGGATGAACACGAATATCATGTTCCGATCGTTCCGCTCAAGAGCGACATGCGTCCGAAATCTGCGCCGACCGTGGACGAGTCGAAAGACACCGCAGCAGCCAAACATATTGGACCGATTCTGCCACCCGGTCTGTCGAGCACCGTCGGTGAGAAACACATCGGACCAATTCTGCCACCCGGTCTGTCCAGCACCGTCGGTGGCAAACACGACGAGACCGTTTCACCAAGTCCGGGTCCCGGTGAACCTAACCACTCGTATGGACCCAGCTTACCACCACATCTGGTGCCGCAGAAACGCGCTCCAGGACCGTCGTTGCCTTTAGATTTCAAATTAGAAGAGAGTGTAGTCGCCCAGCAGATCGACGACGACATTTCGGGTATTGGTCCATTGCCTGCCGAGTTGATAACTTCCGATTCCGAACAACTGTTCATACAGAAGCAATTAGAATTGAGAGCCGAGTATATGAAGCGAAAATTTGCTGGAGAA GTATATGATGACGCCAAACAAGAAACGGTTCGAGAAAAATGGATGTTAGAGTTACCACCAGAAAAAGCCGCCAATCTAGGTTTAGGGGCAAGGCAGTTCAGAAAACGAGAGGCTCCAGACATGAGTAATCGATCGGAATGGACTGACACACCATCAGACAAACAACGTAAAGTTCAAGAACCAAAATCTGCTGGTGAAACTGATTTGGAAGCATTGAAACTGATTGCAATTCAAAAACGTGATGAGGAAATGGAAAAACTGGCAGAAACTTCAGTAAAACGAAAACCCTATTCATTATTAGAAATGCAccaagaaaaactaaaaaaacaaaaaaaggaaaag gaaaaacTTAAAGAAGAACCTGTAGAAAGAAGACCGTTTAGTAGGGAAATTGATCTGCAATGTAACAAATTTGATGATGCTCAGAAACaatcaatattgaaaaaagcCAGTCAGCTAAATAATAGGTTTTCTCAAGGCGAATCTAGGTTTCTCtga
- the LOC114130408 gene encoding protein FAM210A — MVSRCNFYSIAMTNARLNAFGQRRLFVPCTGCLLNRTTSVSAQRKQQALPSLGCLTTDVRSYTLFTSDGRRTMSTTTNPSPPPDEKPPNIFQRFKNMAKKYWYIVLPVHLVTSTVWFGSFYLIASIFDVPALLEHLGIPDSIIDKVRNGNSWTSYLVIAYGLYKIFTPLRYMVTLGGTGITLRYLRRLGYVIDGTPSKKP, encoded by the coding sequence ATGGTGTCTAGGTGTAACTTTTACTCAATCGCGATGACCAACGCGAGGTTGAACGCGTTTGGCCAGCGCAGGTTGTTCGTGCCTTGTACGGGTTGTTTGTTAAATCGTACAACCTCCGTGTCCGCACAGAGAAAACAACAAGCCCTTCCCAGCCTCGGATGTTTAACCACTGACGTTAGATCGTATACGCTTTTCACATCCGATGGACGACGGACAATGTCGACAACGACAAACCCATCGCCGCCACCAGACGAAAAGCCGCCAAATATCTTCCAGAGGTTCAAGAACATGGCCAAAAAATACTGGTACATTGTATTGCCTGTTCATTTGGTCACTTCAACCGTATGGTTTGGTTCGTTTTACTTGATAGCCAGCATATTTGATGTGCCCGCCTTGTTGGAACACTTGGGCATTCCCGATAGTATCATCGACAAAGTAAGGAATGGCAACTCGTGGACCAGTTACTTAGTCATTGCCTATggtctatataaaatatttacaccgCTCAGATATATGGTAACATTAGGGGGCACTGGTATAACCTTGCGTTATTTGAGAAGATTAGGATATGTTATTGATGGGACACCTTCAAAAAAgccataa